The segment TGTTGACGATATGGCCGCCCTGGCCGCGGTCCGCCATCCGCCGGCCGAAGATCCGGCAGCCGTGGATGACGCCCCACAGATTGACGTCCAGGACCTTCTTCCAGTCCTCGGTCCCGGTCTGGAGAAAGGAGCCGGACAGGCCGATCCCGGCGTTGTTCACCAGCACATCGACGGTGCCGTACTCCGCATGCACCTTGTCGGCGAGCTTCTCCATCGCCGTCTCGTCGGAGACGTCGACGACCTCCGCCCAGGCCTGTGGTGCACCGATCAGCCGGGACATCTCGGCGGTCCGGGCCGCGCCCTCGGCGTCCCGGTCGACGGCGATGACCCGCGCGCCGGCCTCTGCGAAGGCGAACGCCGTCGCCCGGCCGATGCCGCCGGCCGCGCCGGTCACCAGCACCAGCTGCCCGCCGAACCGGTCGGCGTAGGCGCCGTTCGCCACGACCTGCCGCGCCGGATCGCCTTCCTCCTTGGCGGTGATGAACTCGCCGATCCAGGAGACGAGCTGGTCGGGGCGGGTGCGGGGCACCCAGTGTTTGGCCGGGAGGGTGCGGCGTACCAGGTGCGGCGCCCACTGCTCCAGATCGTCGTACAGCCGCGGCGAGAGGAAGGCGTCGCCGGTGGGGGTGATGAGCTGGACCGGGCAGTGCGCATAGGCGTCGGCGCGCGGGCGGCGGAGCCGGGGGAGCACATTGTCGCGGTAGAGCCAGGCGCCATGGGCCGCGTCGGTGGGCAGCGAAGCGGTCGGGTAGTCACCACCCGGCACCTTCTCCACCCGCTGGAGGATCTTCGGCCAGCGCTTGCCGAGTGGTCCCTTCCACGCCAGCTCGGGCAGCACGGGGGTGTGCAGCATGTAGACGTACCAGGACTTGGCACTCTGGTTGAGGAGCTGGGCGGCGCGCCGGGGGGTGGGGCGCACCGTCCGCTTCTTGATCCAGTGGCCGAAGTGGTCCAGGGACGGGCCCGACATGGAGGTGAAGGTCGCGATCCGGCCCTCCGTACGCCGCACCGTGGCGAACTCCCAGCCCTGCACCGAGCCCCAGTCATGACCGACCAGATGGACCGGGTGGTCGGGGCTGACGGCGTCGGCGACGGCCAGGAAGTCGTCCGTCAGCTTCTCCAGGGTGAAGCCGCCCCGCAGCGGTTGCGGGGCGGTGGACCGGCCGCAGCCCCGGACGTCGTAGAGCACCACATGGAAGCGGTCGGCCAGACCGCGGGCGACCTCGGACCACACCTCTTTGCTGTCCGGGTAGCCGTGCACCAGCAGCACTGTGGGCTGCGCCGGATCGCCCAGCTCGGCGACGCACAGCTCGATGCCACCGGTCCGCACCCAGCGCTCCCGCGCCCCGGCAAGCCCCGCAGCGGCCCCGGCCCCGGCCTCAGCCTCAGCCTCAGCCGAGGTCCCGGCCCCGGCCCCGGACATCGCTCCGGGCCCCGGCTGCTGCCCCCGCCCCGAGCCCCGCCTGCTCCCCGGACCCCGGCCCTTCCCTGTCCCCCGGCCGTTCCCCGCTCCCCATCCACGTCCCGTGTTCACGCGGCCTTCTCCTCCTGCCGGCGCCGCACATGCGGCAGATCGTCGTCCAGCCAAAAAGCGCTTTCCTGCGGGTCCTTGGAGTCCGTGACGACCAGGATCTCCTCGAACTTCGCCCCCGTTCCCCGGAAGCCGAGGTGGGGCTCGACCGCCCACAGTCCGGGCTGCGGCGGATGGTCGGAGAAGCGGTACGGGCTCCACAGCGGGGACCAGCCGTCGCGGTGGCCGTGCAGTGCGTCGGAGGCCAGGCCCCTGAGGGACCGGGTGCCGAACCCGAAGAGCGTGGGAGACCAGCGGCGCTGCCGGACCCGGTCGACCTTGTGCGCGATGACGCCGAAGGGGTAGGCACGGTGGCGGTTGGCATAGCCCTGCCGCACCATCAGCCGGTCGACATCCGCATAGATCTCCCGCAGCGGGCGTCGTTCGCGCACCTCGCGCAGGATCAGCTCCCGGTGCGCTTCGAGGTCGGCGAGCAACCGGTCGTGCACGGGGTTGAGGCCCAGACAGCCCGAGTATCCGATATCGGCCGTGTAGCCGTTGTGGATGGGGGCCATGTCGAGGATGAAGGCCATCCCGGGCTCCAGCTCACGGTGGGTGGGGAAGAACTGGAGCGGCACCCGGAAGTTGACGAACGCGGTGCGGTCGCCGAACCAGGCGAAGGGCAGATGGAACCAGTCCCGTACGCCGCGCTCGCGCAGCCACTCGCGCTGCATCCGTGCCGCCGCGCGCTCGGTCACTCCGGGCTTGAGCTGGGCGGCCACGGCTTCCGCACAGGCATAGGCGAGTCGCTGGACCTCTCTGAACCCCCTTAGCCCGGCGGTGAGTTCTCCGGCTGCTCCTGGTGGGGTCGCTGAGGTGACTGAGGCCATCGCCAACCGTCCGTCCGTGAGACGTCCATCGCGGTACGTGCCCGTAACTTGACACTGATGAATGTGACAATGACCGGCGGCTGCGTCAAGAGGGTCGCATATTTGCACCGGCAGCCCTGAGGCCGGGGCAGCTCACAGCAGGAGACCCCTACGGGCACGTAATACCGCAGGGGGAGGCGCATCCCATCGTTTGGGTTGACGACCGGTGTGGCGGCTGCCACTACCGTCGATGACGTGACTGTGATCGTGACCGAAAGCCTGAGCAAGCGGTTCCCGCGGGTGACCGCCTTGGACCGGCTCTCCGTTGACATCGCCCCCGGCGTGACGGGCCTGGTGGGTGCCAACGGTGCCGGAAAGTCCACCCTGATCAAGATCCTCCTCGGGCTGGCCCCGGCGACCGAAGGGACGGCGCATGTCCTCGGCCTGGACGTGACCACGGACGGCGGCGCCATCCGTGAGCGGGTCGGCTACATGCCCGAGCACGACTGCCTGCCGCCGGATGTCTCGGCGACGGAGTTCGTCGTGCACATGGCCCGGATGTCCGGGCTGCCGCCGACCGCCGCCCGCGAGCGCACCGCGGACACCCTGCGCCATGTCGGCCTCTACGAGGAGCGCTACCGCCCCATCGGCGGCTACTCGACCGGCATGAAGCAGCGGGTGAAACTGGCCCAGGCGCTGGTCCACGACCCGCAGCTGGTGTTCCTCGACGAGCCCACCAACGGCCTCGACCCGGCCGGTCGGGACGAGATGCTCGGCCTGATCCGGCGCGTCCACAGCGACTTCGGGATCTCCGTCCTGGTGACCTCCCACCTCCTCGGCGAGCTGGAGCGCACCTGTGACCATGTCGTCGTCATCGACGGCGGCAAACTCCTGCGGTCCTCCTCGACCGATGAGTTCACGCAGGTCACCGCCTCGCTGGCGGTCGAGGTCACGGACACCGACGCCCATCCCGACGGCACCGAGGCGCTGCGTGCGGCCCTGGTCGCGGCCGGCGCCGCGGTGACCGCCCGCCCGGCCGGTTCCGAGGGCCTCGCCGCCTCCGGCCACCTCCTGTATGTCGAGGCGGCCGGCGAGGAGACGTACGACCTGGTGCGGGACACCGTCGCCGGACTCGGGCTCGGCCTGATCCGGATGGAACAGCGCCGCCACCAGATCGCCGAGGTCTTCCGCGACGCGGATGCGGCGCAGGCCGTCACCGCCACCGCAGGCGCCCCGGGCGCCCCGTATGCCACCCAGGACGGAGGCGTCCACGATGTCGCCTGAGCCCATGACGTCCGCGCACCCGGCGTCCCCCTCCGGCGCACCGGGCGACGCCTATATCCACAACATCGGCTACCGCCACTACGACGGCCCCCGCCTGGGCCGCGCCTACGCCCGCCGGTCGCTCTTCTCGCAGAGCCTGCGCGGCTCCTACGGTCTGGGCCGTTCGGCCAAGAGCAAAGTGCTGCCGCTGCTGCTCCTGGTCGCGATGTGCCTGCCCGCCGCGATCATGGTGGCGGTGACGGTGGTCACCAAGGCCCAGGCCCTCCCGGTCGGCTACTCCCGCTATGCCGTCTTCC is part of the Streptomyces platensis genome and harbors:
- a CDS encoding SDR family oxidoreductase, whose protein sequence is MSGAGAGTSAEAEAEAGAGAAAGLAGARERWVRTGGIELCVAELGDPAQPTVLLVHGYPDSKEVWSEVARGLADRFHVVLYDVRGCGRSTAPQPLRGGFTLEKLTDDFLAVADAVSPDHPVHLVGHDWGSVQGWEFATVRRTEGRIATFTSMSGPSLDHFGHWIKKRTVRPTPRRAAQLLNQSAKSWYVYMLHTPVLPELAWKGPLGKRWPKILQRVEKVPGGDYPTASLPTDAAHGAWLYRDNVLPRLRRPRADAYAHCPVQLITPTGDAFLSPRLYDDLEQWAPHLVRRTLPAKHWVPRTRPDQLVSWIGEFITAKEEGDPARQVVANGAYADRFGGQLVLVTGAAGGIGRATAFAFAEAGARVIAVDRDAEGAARTAEMSRLIGAPQAWAEVVDVSDETAMEKLADKVHAEYGTVDVLVNNAGIGLSGSFLQTGTEDWKKVLDVNLWGVIHGCRIFGRRMADRGQGGHIVNTASAAAFQPSKLLPAYSTSKAAVLMLSECLRAELAGQGIGVSAICPGLVNTGITSTARFTGVSADEEKRRQARAARLYGLRNYPPEKVADAILRAVVRNQAVVPVTPEARGAHLLSRFAPRVLRALARFEPRL
- a CDS encoding M24 family metallopeptidase, with translation MASVTSATPPGAAGELTAGLRGFREVQRLAYACAEAVAAQLKPGVTERAAARMQREWLRERGVRDWFHLPFAWFGDRTAFVNFRVPLQFFPTHRELEPGMAFILDMAPIHNGYTADIGYSGCLGLNPVHDRLLADLEAHRELILREVRERRPLREIYADVDRLMVRQGYANRHRAYPFGVIAHKVDRVRQRRWSPTLFGFGTRSLRGLASDALHGHRDGWSPLWSPYRFSDHPPQPGLWAVEPHLGFRGTGAKFEEILVVTDSKDPQESAFWLDDDLPHVRRRQEEKAA
- a CDS encoding ABC transporter ATP-binding protein, with protein sequence MAAATTVDDVTVIVTESLSKRFPRVTALDRLSVDIAPGVTGLVGANGAGKSTLIKILLGLAPATEGTAHVLGLDVTTDGGAIRERVGYMPEHDCLPPDVSATEFVVHMARMSGLPPTAARERTADTLRHVGLYEERYRPIGGYSTGMKQRVKLAQALVHDPQLVFLDEPTNGLDPAGRDEMLGLIRRVHSDFGISVLVTSHLLGELERTCDHVVVIDGGKLLRSSSTDEFTQVTASLAVEVTDTDAHPDGTEALRAALVAAGAAVTARPAGSEGLAASGHLLYVEAAGEETYDLVRDTVAGLGLGLIRMEQRRHQIAEVFRDADAAQAVTATAGAPGAPYATQDGGVHDVA